The following proteins are encoded in a genomic region of Salminus brasiliensis chromosome 25, fSalBra1.hap2, whole genome shotgun sequence:
- the LOC140548170 gene encoding peroxisomal sarcosine oxidase-like — protein MALEEYDCIVLGAGIQGSFTAYHLAKSKKKTLLLEQFVLPHSRGSSHGQTRIIRKAYKEDFYVHMMEESYELWAQLEREAGVKLLTRTGLLMMGPEDGREFRLVKSTLQKNRIPAVVLQRHEFSQHIPNVNLTPGDGALVETTGGVLYADRAVRAAQMVFQGHGGVIRDGEKVVEIVPGNVVTVKTGSGMYRARSLVITAGPWANPLLMHTGLRLPLKVLKINVCYWKEKVPGAYSVNSRFPCFIQMQPKEAENDIYGLPSNEYPGLMKVCYHTGSETDPDQRDRQTDKSDVEILSRYIARCFPGLVPVPAVVESCLYTVTPDCHFVLDRHPAYSNIVIGAGFSGHGFKLSPIVGKVLSELSMGQAPSYDLSPFSIRRFHTLPKSGL, from the coding sequence ATGGCTCTGGAGGAGTATGACTGCATCGTTCTAGGAGCTGGAATCCAGGGCTCTTTCACCGCCTACCACTTGGCCAAAAGCAAGAAGAAGACCCTTCTGCTGGAGCAGTTTGTCCTGCCGCACTCTCGGGGCAGCTCCCATGGCCAGACCCGGATCATACGCAAAGCTTACAAGGAGGACTTCTACGTCCACATGATGGAGGAGAGCTATGAGCTCTGGGCCCAGTTGGAAAGGGAGGCCGGGGTGAAGCTGCTCACTCGTACTGGGCTACTGATGATGGGACCGGAGGACGGACGGGAGTTCCGTCTGGTTAAGAGCACCCTGCAGAAGAACAGGATTCCCGCCGTGGTGCTGCAGAGGCACGAGTTCAGCCAGCACATCCCCAACGTCAACCTGACCCCCGGGGACGGGGCGTTGGTGGAAACCACCGGTGGAGTCCTGTACGCGGACCGCGCGGTCCGAGCGGCACAGATGGTTTTCCAGGGCCACGGCGGCGTGATCAGAGACGGAGAGAAAGTGGTGGAAATCGTGCCGGGCAACGTGGTCACCGTCAAGACCGGGTCTGGCATGTACAGGGCGAGGAGTCTGGTGATCACTGCGGGTCCCTGGGCCAATCCGCTCCTCATGCACACTGGACTGCGGCTGCCGCTGAAGGTGTTGAAGATCAACGTGTGCTACTGGAAGGAGAAGGTTCCAGGCGCCTACAGCGTCAACAGCCGCTTCCCCTGCTTCATCCAAATGCAGCCGAAGGAGGCGGAAAACGACATCTATGGCCTCCCCTCCAACGAGTATCCAGGGCTCATGAAGGTGTGCTACCACACGGGCAGCGAGACGGACCCGGACCAGAGGGACCGGCAGACGGACAAGAGCGACGTGGAGATTTTGTCCCGCTACATCGCCCGCTGCTTCCCGGGCCTCGTGCCCGTGCCCGCCGTGGTGGAGAGCTGTCTGTACACGGTCACGCCGGACTGCCACTTCGTCCTGGACCGTCACCCGGCCTACAGCAACATCGTGATCGGGGCTGGGTTCTCAGGCCACGGCTTCAAGCTCAGCCCCATCGTGGGGAAGGTGCTGAGCGAGCTGAGCATGGGGCAGGCCCCTTCCTACGACCTGTCTCCTTTCAGCATCAGGCGCTTCCACACCCTGCCTAAGTCTGGTCTCTAA